The Variovorax sp. S12S4 genome includes the window CCGTCTCGTACCGCAGCACATCGGATGCACCGCGGTGAAGCATTGCGGGCAATCACCGTGACGGTCTACGGCGATTCTTACAGGGCATGCACAGCTACAAGATTTGCACCAATAAGCCAGCATCGAAATCCGGATCGAAGAGATGCAGAAGTCACAGCCGACGGGAGTTCAGTGACGCTGCTCCTGCGACGAGAAGGATTACCACTCGACTACAAGCACGACGACCGCGGGATTGGCCAACAGAAAGGCCGTTCAGACGTGGCTTTTCTTTTTATGCGCCGAAGGTTTGCTGTGCGCTGCATCGGAAGATCACCGCTTATTCACAACCTTGTCCACGGAGGAGGAGGTTTGTACCGGTTAGCATTCTTAGAACCGATTGGAGTACTGGGGTGCTTAACCACAGCCCAAAGGCAAGGGCCGCTAGCGGTTGACGCAAGCGGCCCTCTTGAGCACCCGAACCCGAAAGAACTGGCACCCGTCTGGCGAGACAGGGAGCAGTTTAAACCGGGTTCGGGAAGTTTTGGCTTTGAACTGAAAGCACCTATGACCCGTGACAGTGATCCCACTCCGCCAGCCGACAGGCTGCTACGCCTTCCAGACGTCCTCACCAAAGTGCCGGTCGGCCGCGCTTCTTGGTGGAAAGGTGTCAAGGACGGCCGCTACCCCGCCGCCATCAAGCTGGGCCCGCGCACGAGCGCTTGGCGCGCGTCCGACATCGACAAGCTGATCGCTTCTCTCTAGGCAGGGAGATCAATCATGACCAAGATTGCGGCGGGCAACCGTCGGCGGAGCGCTGCGCGGCGTACGGAACACCTCGCGAACAAGCGTCACAACTTGACGACGCAACTGAGCCCTCTAGGCGCTGATGCAGAAAAATTGCGGTCAGGAGGGCTGGGAAGCAGCCTCGCGGTAGGCCCGCTTCCATCGCATCAAATCGTCCGCCAAATTCGCCACAGAGACAACGATCAAAAGAGTCAGCCCCATAGCAACCAACACATCCGTTTTCGTTGCGGGTTTGCTATTCAGGAAAAGGTCAAACGCGAAGTAGATGCCGAAGATGGCCGAAGCCAAATCGACAAGGACCGGTACAGCCTTCCAGCTCAGGAGGTTGTAAAGCCTGTCGCCGTGCTTATCGAGCCAACGCTTCATCAAGTACTTGCCGGTCTCAACCAGGATGAAGGCAATGACGCCCCATGCGATATACCAAGGGTTGAATTCAGTCATACGAGACGCTCAGGGTTTCGGCTTGCGGGCATTCGGGCTGCGTTTCGGGCCTCTGTTGGCCGGCGGGGGTGGCGGGCTACGCGGAACGATGACCTTGTCCAAAATCGTTCCAGCCAATGGGAACTCACGGTTTTCGGGAGACATGCGGCCGATGTTGCCAACCAGCAGCACCTTGTTGATCGATCCCTTCGAACTAGCCTCTCGTGCGGTCACGCCCTCTCGGATGCGCCGCTCAACCACCTCTCGAGCTTCGGTTATGTGACGCCTCATGCCGTCAAGGTGCTCAAGCACCGCTTGCCGCTCACGGACGATGACGTTCAGTTCTTGCACCTGCATCTCCGCATCGCGCTGGACAGCCTTGAATTGCCGAATGCTTTCTTCAGCACGAGCGAAGTCCTCGTCGGTTTTAGCTTCGCGGGTGAGCCGCTCCGACTCCTGAGCGATCAAACGCGCGCGCACATCAAGCCCATCGAGTCGGCTCTTCACCAACTCGATTCGCATGTCCAACATGGACACGCGAGACTGCACAAGTTGCACCTGCGCCTCAAGGTATTGATCCATGGTTTCGCGCGGGGCGGCTGCCTGCGCAAGCGACGCCTCAAGCCGCGAGACGATCTCTGCGTTATAGCTTCGCCCAGAAGCTTGCGCAGCCGCGTGCATAGCCTCGTGCACCTCGGGAGGCAGTCGGAGTGCCGTTTTCACGAAGTTCTTCTGGTCGATGCTTGTAGCCATGCCTCCATGATAGTCCCTCAAAAATCGTCGGGTATTGCCTCCATGACGGAAGCACGATACAGTCGATTCAATGCCTCCATTATGGAAACACTTAAATGAGCAGCCAGAAAGACTTTGTGAAAACCGCCCTGCGTCTGCCTCCTGACCTCCATGCATCGCTCCATGGGTCCGCCAAGGAAAGCGAACGAACCTTCAACGCCGAAATCCTCCATCGCCTGCGCTCGAGCTTCAAGGCTAGACGCGTTCCGCATCCCGTCACCTCGAAAGGAACTCTGTGACCACCATCGTCCCCTTTAACTTCGATGGCGCCGCCGTCCGCGCGCTTGAAATCGACAACGAGCCCTACTTCGTCGGAAAGGATGTCGCCGGAGCCCTGGGCTACAGCGATGCGACCACGGCGATCCGGTCGCACTGCCGCGGGGTGCAAAAGCTGCACCCCATCTCCGACAGCCTCGGCCGCATGCAAGAGACCCGCCTCCTTTCTGAACCCGACGTCCTGCGTCTGATCGTGAACAGCACTCTTCCGGCTGCAGAGCGGTTCGAGCGCTGGGTGTTCGAAGAAGTGCTCCCGTCGATCCGCAAGACGGGCAGCTACTCGTCCCCGAAAGCCGCGCCCTCGCCTGTCCGACTGGCTTACGACGCCGCCAAAGCCTTCCCGCCGCTGTTCCGCGTTGCTCGCCTACTGGGTTGCGACAAGAACGCTGCGGCCATCAGCGCCAATCAAATGGTGCGCAAGCTCACCGACGTGAACCTGCTCGAAGGTCTGGGCCAGGTGCATCTCGAAGCCGAGAAGCAGGACACTCAGTTCTTCACGCCCACCGAACTCGGCAAACGCATCGGCGCCAGCGCCCGCGGTGTGAACCTCCTGCTCGCGGAGGCTGGTATGCAGATGAAGCGCGGCGACGTTTGGGAAGTGACCGATGCCGGACGCGAGTTCGCGCGCATTCTGGACACCGGCAAGAAGCACGGCAGCGGCGTCCCGATTCAGCAGGTCAAGTGGAGCCCCAATGTGCTGCCCCTGCTCGGCAGCGAAAAGGAGGCTGCGTGAACTCGCTCGAAAAAAATACTCGATTCGCACCTAGCGCGATTCGAACGACGATTGCTATCGTAATAGCAGACCTCGAAAAAGGCGAAACCGGCATGCGCTTGGACCCGCATCCGGCTTCTGTGACCCGAAACCCCTGTGACAAGGAAACGAATCATGCCCAATGATGCCACGCTCGCGCAGGCAGGCGCAACCGAGCCCCCTCCCCTCCTCGGATGGGAGTAATCACTGGTGAGCCAATGCCCCATCCCCGGATCGCATTCGACTCGTCGGCGTACGACACGCTCACGATGCGCACCACGGAGGTCCAGGCACTCGCCTCGTGCGTGGTCTGCCTCACTGCAGTGGAGAAATCTGAGGATGGTCGCTTCAGCGGCTACGAACTGACCGACGACGCGCTGCCGCTACTCGGCGGCGTGATCATGCGGCTCGCCCGAGAAGCCGAAACCGCCAGCCATCAGCTGTGGGACCAGTACCAGCAAGCCAGTGCAATCGCCAACGGTCGTGGGGTGCAGCAATGAACGCCGTTGCCATCAAACCCCCCGCCGCGCCCGCCACGGTCCGCACCCCAACTGAGAAGGTGTCCCCGAAATGGCATACGGCTGCCTATGCCGGTCGCGCTGCGGTTACGAAGCTGCTCACCGAGGCGCTGGGCCTCAGCAAAGACGCAAACGAAGACTCGTCTGGCTGGGCACACCGCCTGATCTCGAACGCGATCACGAGCAACGAGACGAGCGGCGACGATACCCAGTACGAAATTGCAGACACTGCATGCAACGTCGAGGCCGCGCTGCAAGGCGTGTTGAACCTCCCCGACGATCCGGTGGTGCCCGTTGTTCGCGCCAAGCTCGAGCACGCGATTTCCATCCTCGAAGCAATCGCAACGTTCAACGCCGAGGAAATCAGTGCCGCAATCGAGACGGCGCCCAGCGCGGCCCTTGGAACTCTGGTTTCGGTCGGCCCCAATGGTCGCAAGCCGAACGCCACCTACGTCGCAGCCACCGGCGACGATTGGAAGGCGCGACTGGCGACACTGCAGGCCGCGTGTACTGAAGCCGACGAAAAGCTGGAAATGGCCTATGACGCCGCAGAGCGCGGCGAACCGGTTGACACGCTTCTCGACCACATCAACCACGCGCTACTTCCCGATGCGGTGCGCCCGATGTTCCTGGGGCAGCCCACGAAGGCCGATGCGGCGGCAACCTATGACGCACTGTTCGCCCCGCTCGCCTGCCTCGAAGGTGCGCTAGCCCTGGCGGCTGGCACCGTGATTCACGGCACGCTGAAGGAAGCCTTCGATCTGCTCGATTGGGCGCAGACGGAATGCGACGGCGCAGCGCTTGGAAAACTGCTGCCGGCGCAAGCCGAGCAGGACGACCGTCAACACTCCGAGCGCGAGACTGCCCCGAGCCATTCGTTCGAGGCGAACGGCATCGAAGACGGCGCCTACCTGATCGCGAATGAGGCCATCGCAATCATTCGGGCGCGCGCCGAGGAGGTCGGCTCCGATCTGGTCTACGGAGCGATCTACGTGGCCGAGCGCGCAAAGGACATTCTTGGTGAAGGCATCCACGCCCGCGACGTTCAGATGTGCGAGGACGCCTCCGCCCCTCTCGCTGTCGCCATCGCAGTGCTCGAAGCGGGTGTCCATGCGCACGACGATGTTGCGCTGCACGGTGCGCTGCGTCTCTTGGAACTGGCCAAGACCTCCCTCGACGACGCTATCGCGGAGGTCCAATGAAAGCGGTAAACGATAACCCTGGCGTCGAGTTCGACGCGGGCGTGAGCGGTGATCGCTACAGCGGCAGCGTAGAAGCCCTGATCGCGGCCGGCATCATCACCGCGGAGCACCTTCCCGCCGCCACCTCAGTGACCTTCTTCAATGGCGTTCAAGTCGATGGCCGCAAGGTCAAGGCGATGCAGGATGAGCGCTGGATGCAGGTTCGGTGCGTTGGGCGCAGCCTTCGGGTCACGAAGGGGATCACCCGCGAAGAGCGCGCGCGCCGTGAGGAAGCCCGCAGGCTGGAAGTTGAAGAGCTGGCCCGCACTGCTCCGCGCAAAGATCCAGGCTTCGACGGCGTCCGAGTGATGGACTACCAGGCGAGCGCGGCGTTCGTGGTCGGCGACGAAGTGTTCGCCCACGGCAAGGCCGCTACGGTTGTCGGCCCCTACAAGCTGTATCGCGTGCGAGATGACGACGCCGGAGAGTTCAGCGACGGCAAGAGCCGTGCCGATTACCTCTACGGCTATCTATGCCGGCTGGAGAGCAACGGGGAGGAATTCTTCTATCCGGCGCATGGTGTGCGCGCGAGGTCTGGAACTGTGAGCCATCTTCGGCTGGTATCCGGCGCCGGCCCACGTCGGGAAATCGGCTTCTCGATCCGGAGCCTCGCATGACCGACATCTACACCGATGGGTCACGCCGGCTGAACCCGAACGCCGCCGGCATTATTCATGACGGCGTGATCGACGCGGACTGGCTGGCCTCCAAGGTCATGGAGAACCTCGACCAGGAGGCGCCGGAGTTCTGGGCTAACCACCCCCTCACGGATCGCGGCAACCTTCGCAACATCATCGTCCGCGTCTTCATGGACGAAGGTGCAAAGCGATGAAGAAGCCCGTTCTTCCTATCGTGCAGATCAGGCCGCTGTACTTGGCTCGTCCGGACGCAGCGGCCTTCCTGGCGATTTCGGAAAGCACGCTCGACGCTTTGGTGGCTAGGGGCGAGGCGCCCAAGCCGCGCAAGGTCAGCGCGGGCCGTACTGCGTGGCTGGTTGAGGACCTGGAGAACTGGGGGCGTGAGCGGCCGATCTCTGATCTTTTGCCGCCCAAGAACAGCGGCTACGGCCGCGCAGGCGCGCCGGTCTGACGAAGGCGCTCGAGGTGCTTGGCCAGCCGCGTTAGCCACATGCGCCGCTCGGCGTCGTAGGTGTGGGAGTTGTAAGTGCCCTCGATGACCGGCGGCAGGTGCCCGAGGATGGCCTCGGCGATTTCCTTTGGGCAACCGAGCGAGGCGAGCATGGTACGACTGGTCCGGCGCAAGTTGTGCGGCGTCCAGTTCGTGACCGGCAGCACGAGCCCATCAGCCTCGCGGCGCGCCACCTTCGCGGAATACGGCTGCAGGCCGTAGATGTAGGTTGAGAAATCGTGTTGTGTGTATTGCTCGCCGCGGGCATCTTCAAACAGCAGCCCGGAAATTCCGACCTTCTTCATACGGCGCTGAACGACTTCCAAGGCTCGGCCAATTAGCGGCACCCGAAAATCGACAGCATTTGGAAAGCGAGCATTTTTTGTCATCGCCTTTGGCACGGTCCACCACCAGCCGTCCGACTCTTTGGTGATGAATTCCGGGCGCATTCCGCAGATTTCTACGCCGCGGGCATCCGTCCAGAGATAGATCACGGTCACATCACGGCCGAGCTCGTGCATGTTGGGCAACCAGTTCAGCAACACACCGACTTCATCGTCGCGCAGCACGCGTCGCTGCTGGCCTTGGTGCTCGCCACCGACGATCTTCCCTTTGCTCTTCAGCTTGCCCTTCATGAGCGTCGGCCACCAGTTCGGCACGTCTTCGTCGATGCGGCCGGCGTCCAGCGCGCGCGCCCAGGCAGCACCGAGCATTGAGCGTAGCTTTTGGGCCGCCGTCGGCGTGGCTTTTCGGGCCTCCAGGATGTTGAAGCAGGCGGAGCGGGTCACGCCCGGAGCCGACGTCTCCGCGAACTCCGGCTCCTCCTCGAGCAGCTTCTCGAGAGCGCGCCGCGCAGCTGTGGCGCCGGCTTCCTGACGCTCGTGCTCGATGTGTTGGCTGATGTAATCCTGCACCACGTCTCGCACGGTGGGCACGCCAGCGATCGGCGGCGGCGCCATGGGCTTTCGCTGCTGGCGCTGGTATTCCTTGGGATCGATACCCGCGACACGCTTCGCGCGCAAGGTCTCCCAGGACGCTGCAGCCTCGGAAGCACGCATCTTGGGATATGGCCCGATGGAGGTCTGCTTCATCAGGCCCGTTGCCGGGGACTTGTAGCGGTAGGTCCAGGTCTGCTTTGACGCAGAGGCGACCAGGCGCAGGCCCTCGCACCCTTCCACCGTCAGGTGCTCTCCAGGCTTGAGAAGCTTGGCGGCTCGAACGTCAAAGAACATGGACCTATACTCCGGCTGTCGGCTCCCGCAGGCATGCGGAAGACGAGTGGTTTCGGGTGTAGTTTCTCTCAAAAAAACCTACGCCAAAACCTACGCCAAGGTGCCAAGTTGATAGAGGTGAGGCCGGGTGACGTTGGGAACACGGTCGAAGTTGAAACTCCAACTTTCCTCTGTAGAATCAGGCACTTAGGTCGATAACTCGTAGAAATCAACGAGTTGCCAGATGCGGGTGTAGTTCAATGGTAGAACGGCAGCTTCCCAAGCTTCATACGAGGGTTCGATTCCCTTCACCCGCTCCAAGCGCTGCGCAAATAGCTGAAACTCCGCGCGAGTAAGAGGCGCTTCGCCAGCCGCATTTACAGCACGCCCATGCCAAGCAGTGCTGTGCAAGACCCCTACAGTTCATCCCACCTGCATCGCAAGCATTCGCTAGGCCCGGGCCATGCGCAACATGCGGCCCTTCGAGAGAAAGCAACGCATTCCGCGCTGCTCCTCCGACCCGTACGCCCCGTCATGCAGGAGACAGCCGCCCAGCCCGCAGCCGGGCACCATCGAGGCACTCCCAACGCCCCTCGAAAGACGTCTCTCATGGAATTCGCCTACACGCCCAAGGTCCAGGACCTGCGCACGCGCCTGCTTGCCTTCATGGATGCGCACATCTACCCGAACGAGAAGCGCCAGGCCGAAGAGGCGCATCAGTCGTACCTCAACGCGCAAAAGAACGGCGGCTTCTACACCGGCCTGCCGCTCTTGGAAGAGCTGAAAGAAAAGGCCCGCGCGGTGGGCCTGTGGAATCTGTTCCTGCCCGAGACGGCGCACGGTGCGGGTTTGACGAACCTGGAGTACGCGCCGCTGTGCGAGATCATGGGCCGCCGCTACTGGAGCGCCGAGGCGTTCAACTGCAGCGCACCGGACACGGGCAATACCGAGGTGATCGAGCGCTATGGTTCGGCCGAGCAGAAGGCGCGCTGGCTGCAGCCGCTGCTCGACGGGCAGATCCGCTCCGCCTTTGCAATGACCGAACCGGCAGTGGCCTCTTCGGATGCCACCAACATCGCGTGCAGCATCCGGCGCGAGGGCAACGAGTACGTGATCAACGGGCGCAAGTGGTACATCACCGGCGCAATGAACGAGCGCTGCAAGCTGTTCATCCTGATGGGCAAGACGGACCCCGACAACGCCGATCGCCATCGGCAGCAGTCGATGATCATCGTGCCCGCGGACACACCCGGCATCACGGTGCTGCGCGACATGGCGCTGGTCAATCACTTCGATGCGCCGTTCGGCCATCCGGAGGTGCTGTTCGAGAACGTGCGCGTGCCGGTCGACAACATTCTGCTGGGCGAGGGCCGCGGCTTCGAAATTGCGCAGGGTCGCCTCGGGCCGGGACGCATTCACCACTGCATGCGCATGATCGGCATGGCCGAGTCGGCGCTGGAGATGATGTGCGAACGCGTGGTGTCGCGCGTGGCCTTCGGCAAGCCGCTTTCCGAACAGGGCGTGTGGCGCGAACGCATTGCCAAGAGCCGCATGCTGATCGACCAGACGCGCTGGATGGTGCTGCACGCAGCCTGGCGCATGGACACGGTGGGCAACAAGGTGGCAGCGCAGGAGATCGCGATGATCAAGGTGATTGCGCCCAACAACTGCATCCAGGTGATCGACGACGCGATGCAGGCCTTCGGTGCCATGGGCTTGAGCCAGGACACGCTGCTGGTGAACTTCTGGGCCTATGCCCGCCACCTGCGCATGGCCGATGGCCCGGACGAAGTGCACCGCAACGCGATTGCCAAGCACGAGCTCGCGCGCTACGCACATTGACAACGGCGAGAGCGCTAGCGAATAGCCCTCTCCCTGCCCCCTACCCGGCAAGGTCGAAGCAGCATCCCGCGTAATACGGTTTGTCCCCGCCCTCGACAAAGGGCACTTCGATGGGCTTGCCTTCGTTGCGCCAGGCATCGCGGCGCTTGTATCCGGCGTTTCTCAACTCGGCCCACAACTCCTCGTCGTGCTGGATGCGGTAGGGGCACACCGCAAAGCCGATGCTGTTGAGCGTGTAGATGGTGCGCTCGGGGTGAACGGCGGTCGTGTTCAGCACGATGCGCTTGGGCTTCACTGCAAGCGACGCAATGATCTTGGAGATCTGTACGGACAAGTACTGCAGGCTGCCCGATGCATACAGCACGTCGCAGCCGCTCGCATCTTCGTAGTTGGTGGTAAAGCTCAACTGCGCGGTCGCCTCGCGCCGCACGGCCAGCTCGCGCCCGGTTTGCACCACCCCGGAACATCGCAAACGGTCCAGCGCAGGTTGTCGGGGTAAGGCATCACGCGGCGAAACGCGTAGTACTTGATGCCCACGTGCCCGCCCAGGTCGAACACGCGCGACATGCCCGCGTCGATCGACCTGGAGAGCCAGAAAAGACCCGGATAGTCGTAGAAATAAATCTGGTGGCTGTAGATTTCCCAGGCCGCTTCGGCGTTGTCGTAGCCCACCGCCTTCGAAGGAGGTGCGCCTGCTTCGGCGGCGGCAAAACTCTCGAACGAACCCATGAAAAGGTTCTCGTCCTGGTTGGCCAAAAATTTGCGCTCGTAGTCGCTCGGTGTCAGGGGCATCAGGGTTGAAAGCATGGGTCGGTCTCCTCTTTGTTGTTGTGAAAACGGCTTTATTCCGCCGCCATGTTTGGCGCATCGCCGCGGCGCTTGGCTACGCACATCAATGACAACGCACTGGTAGGTGCGGACGGGCGCCGGCCGGACAGCACATTGCCCAGACGGTACTTCCATTGCGCGGGCCCCACAACGCCGCTCAGCGCTTCGGCGCCGATCTGGTGGTTGTGCGGATAAACGTGCACATCGAAGCCGAGCGGCTCCAGTGTCGACTTGAAGAACTCCTTCGTGACGCCGTCACCGGGCTGGTGATGGACTTCGGTCCTGAGGCCCCACGACTGCTGGCTGCCGGTCTTGTGAAAGCCATGCCGGATGGCCCGGTAAACCCACAGCCGCGCATCCCACATGAGCTTGGCGATGCCCTTGTAGTCCCACGCGGTGAGCTGCGGATCGTGGTCGGTTACCAAAAGGCCGTGCGGCTTGACGAGCCGGGCGCCCTCGCGCAGCACCGCAGCCATGTCGTCGCAATGGTGCAGCGACGCATTGATGGCGACGATGTCTGCCACGTGCGAGCGAAAAGGCGTGTAGGCCGCATCGGCCAGCACCGCCGTATAGCCCAGTTTTGCCGCCAGTTCCAGCGAGCCGGGGGCGACATCGACGCCCACGAGAAGCCGCGGCTTTCCGCCCACGGTGGCAAAGATGTTCCCGGGTCCGCAGCCCAGGTCGATGACAACCTTGTCCGTCCAGTCGCCGGCCGCCGCGAGCCATCGGCTCCTGAAATGCGCATCTCGATGGCAAAAATCGAGGTACTCCTGGGCCCACTGCGGATTGCCAAAATAAGTGGCGTTGGCGGTAATGGCTTCGGTTTTTCGCTCCAATCCAGACTCGTAGTAGACCCCGGATTGCTTCAATTTTGCATTTGGCAATAAGATGTCCCGGAACATTTGGAATCCTTCAAAAGTTGCGACAATCTTGAGACAAGTTATTGCTCAAGAATTACATGAACTCGGATTCCATGACGGGATTTTTTAACTTGGTTACAAGCTCGGATGATTAATAACAGGGGCCGTTTACCCTGTTTATCCATACATCCTTAGTTCTCGATATTTTCGCGTCGCGTTCGCGCCACTTGCAGGCACCGATTCGGGGCAGCGCCGCTGCGATCAAGGCCGAACTGTAATCACCTGGCCCCCGGTGCAACGCCCGGTATCCCCTCTCCCTCTTTTGACCGCAGCCCGCCGCGCCATGCAGGCGCTTTGTCATGGGTCCGTCCGAGGGAAACGGGGCGATTGTCTCCCCTGAAAGGGGGCACATCGCTCATGCGCCAAGGCCACGGAATTTTTACATTGGTTCCCCCGTGAACAGATCACGGCCACTGTTTTCACGCAGACCGGGAACAACAGCGCACCCTCGATAGCGAGTTACCTACTTGAATCGAGTGATTAGCTACCCTGTTTGGGCGATATCAGGTAGTACGTCTATGTAACAAATGATTCCGGAGTGTAACTTGACCAACATTTGCTCCCACCGTTTGCGTCAAACACCCTAGGATTGCCTCCGAAATATGACCAAACGTACTACCTCCTTTTATTCTTACTTAATGCAATTTTTCCGTATTCAATGTATTAGCAGATATTACTCATTCGAGCTTTTCCATGAAATTTCATTCGGTATTTTCGGCCCAATTCGAAGTCCCCCGCTCTCACTGGGCGACCTGTTCGTTTCGCTGCCCAGCTCGGCGACGGTAGAACGAATTGGCGGTTCGATGGCACTTGCACCGAAAAATGCACGGCATTGGAGCCAATGGACTGCAGCCGCCGGTCAATTGCCGGACACCCCGTTTGCAGCAGCCTGGCTCCTGTTGCAGGCCCGCTGGCTCGGCGCGCAACAAACGGTCCTGCACGAAGCCTCGGCGCACGGATCGCAAGCAGCCGCACGGCACACCGCGCTTGCCGAAACCCTCGATCCCGCGCAGCCGGCGGGCGCATGGCTCGCCACGCTCGACCAGAAGCGGCGCCAGGCCGCTGAAGCACCCGGCACAGACACGCCCGAGTCCTCGCCCAGCTTTCTCTGGCTCCGCGCCGAGACCGTCGCCCCCGCACTGCAGGCACCCCTTCACCTCTGGCTGAACGCCGCATCAGACGCGCCGCGCCTTCGCGCCGACGCCGCAGCAGGTCTTCTGGACGCCGCATCCATCGAGCAATTGCTGGCCGCAATCGCCGACACGGCCGCCGACCTGCTCTGCCGCCCCGACGCACCGCTGGGCGACATCCGCACCCTGCCCGCGGCTGACCGCGAGCAACAGCTCATCGCATGGAACACGCCGCCTGCCCCGCTGAACCGCCAACTCAATGTGGCGCAAATGTTCAGCCGCCAGGCCGCCGCCACGCCAGATGCGCCGGCCCTTGCCGAAGGCGATGCGCAGATGAGCTACAGCGAGCTCGAGCGCCGCTCCGGCCGGCTCGCCCAACGCCTGCAGCAAACGGGTGTGCAGGCAGGCGACGCCGTCGGGCTGCTGCTCGATCGTTCGATGGCGGCGGTGGTGGCCCATCTGGGTGTTCTCAAGGCGGGCGCCGCCTATGTGCCGGTGCCGACGGACTTTCCGGCCGAGCGTATTGCCTACATGCTGGGCGAGGCGAACGCGCGGCTCACAATCGCCGCGCCCGCGCATCGCCATCTCGCGCCCGAGTCGATGGCCGTGCTGGTGCTCGACGAGTTGGCAGAAGTGCCTGACGGCGGTGAAGGCAGTGCGCCTGCGTCGTGGGAAGCCCCCGCCATCGACGGCGAATCGGTGGCGTACGTGATGTACACCTCTGGCTCGACCGGCACGCCCAAGGGCATCGAGATTTGCCATCGCGCAATCCTTCGCCTGGTAGTCGATGCCGGCTATGTCGAGCTGGCTCCCGGCCGCGCGATGCTGCATGCCGCGCCGCTCGGCTTCGATGCCTCCACGCTCGAAGTCTGGGGCCCGCTGCTCAATGGCGGCTGCTGCGTCATTCACGACGAGCGCGTACCCACGGGCGCCGGCCTCGCCCGCACCATTGCACGCCACAACGTGCACACCGCCTGGCTGACGGCGGCGCTGTTCAACGCGGTGATCGACGACGACCCGGCGCACCTCTCCGGCCTGCGGCACCTGCTTACCGGCGGCGAAGCTCTTTCGGTGCCGCATGTGCGGCGCGCGTTGGCCGCGCTTCCGCAGCTCGCGTTGAGCAACGGCTACGGCCCCACCGAGTGCACGACCTTCGCGGCCACCTACCGCATTCCTGCCGCGCTGTCCGCCGACCTGCGCTCGGTGCCGCTCGGGCGGCCCATCAACGACACGGTGCTGCGCGTGCTGAGCCCCACGATGGCCCTGCTTCCCACGGGCCTGGCGGGCGAGCTCTGCATCGGCGGACACGGACTGGCGCGCGGCTACCTGGGGCAACCCGCGCTGACGGAACAACGCTTCGTGCCCGACCCCTTCGGCGCGCCGGGCGAGCGCCTCTACCGCACGGGCGACCTCGCGCGCTGGCTGCCCGACGGCACCCTCGAGTTCATCGGCCGGCGCGACGGGCAGGTCAAGATCCACGGCCACCGCATCGAAACCGGCGAGGTGGAAGCGGCCATCCTCGCCCATCCGGCGGTGAAGAACTGCGCCGTCGTCGCGCGGCCCGATGCCGACGGGCAGCTGAGCCTTGTCGCCTACCTTGTCGCGCGTTCGCAGGAAAAGCTCTCGTGGGAGG containing:
- a CDS encoding Arc family DNA-binding protein; this translates as MATSIDQKNFVKTALRLPPEVHEAMHAAAQASGRSYNAEIVSRLEASLAQAAAPRETMDQYLEAQVQLVQSRVSMLDMRIELVKSRLDGLDVRARLIAQESERLTREAKTDEDFARAEESIRQFKAVQRDAEMQVQELNVIVRERQAVLEHLDGMRRHITEAREVVERRIREGVTAREASSKGSINKVLLVGNIGRMSPENREFPLAGTILDKVIVPRSPPPPPANRGPKRSPNARKPKP
- a CDS encoding BRO-N domain-containing protein, encoding MTTIVPFNFDGAAVRALEIDNEPYFVGKDVAGALGYSDATTAIRSHCRGVQKLHPISDSLGRMQETRLLSEPDVLRLIVNSTLPAAERFERWVFEEVLPSIRKTGSYSSPKAAPSPVRLAYDAAKAFPPLFRVARLLGCDKNAAAISANQMVRKLTDVNLLEGLGQVHLEAEKQDTQFFTPTELGKRIGASARGVNLLLAEAGMQMKRGDVWEVTDAGREFARILDTGKKHGSGVPIQQVKWSPNVLPLLGSEKEAA
- a CDS encoding acyl-CoA dehydrogenase family protein produces the protein MEFAYTPKVQDLRTRLLAFMDAHIYPNEKRQAEEAHQSYLNAQKNGGFYTGLPLLEELKEKARAVGLWNLFLPETAHGAGLTNLEYAPLCEIMGRRYWSAEAFNCSAPDTGNTEVIERYGSAEQKARWLQPLLDGQIRSAFAMTEPAVASSDATNIACSIRREGNEYVINGRKWYITGAMNERCKLFILMGKTDPDNADRHRQQSMIIVPADTPGITVLRDMALVNHFDAPFGHPEVLFENVRVPVDNILLGEGRGFEIAQGRLGPGRIHHCMRMIGMAESALEMMCERVVSRVAFGKPLSEQGVWRERIAKSRMLIDQTRWMVLHAAWRMDTVGNKVAAQEIAMIKVIAPNNCIQVIDDAMQAFGAMGLSQDTLLVNFWAYARHLRMADGPDEVHRNAIAKHELARYAH
- a CDS encoding helix-turn-helix transcriptional regulator; the encoded protein is MTRDSDPTPPADRLLRLPDVLTKVPVGRASWWKGVKDGRYPAAIKLGPRTSAWRASDIDKLIASL
- a CDS encoding tyrosine-type recombinase/integrase; this translates as MFFDVRAAKLLKPGEHLTVEGCEGLRLVASASKQTWTYRYKSPATGLMKQTSIGPYPKMRASEAAASWETLRAKRVAGIDPKEYQRQQRKPMAPPPIAGVPTVRDVVQDYISQHIEHERQEAGATAARRALEKLLEEEPEFAETSAPGVTRSACFNILEARKATPTAAQKLRSMLGAAWARALDAGRIDEDVPNWWPTLMKGKLKSKGKIVGGEHQGQQRRVLRDDEVGVLLNWLPNMHELGRDVTVIYLWTDARGVEICGMRPEFITKESDGWWWTVPKAMTKNARFPNAVDFRVPLIGRALEVVQRRMKKVGISGLLFEDARGEQYTQHDFSTYIYGLQPYSAKVARREADGLVLPVTNWTPHNLRRTSRTMLASLGCPKEIAEAILGHLPPVIEGTYNSHTYDAERRMWLTRLAKHLERLRQTGAPARP
- a CDS encoding helix-turn-helix transcriptional regulator, giving the protein MKKPVLPIVQIRPLYLARPDAAAFLAISESTLDALVARGEAPKPRKVSAGRTAWLVEDLENWGRERPISDLLPPKNSGYGRAGAPV
- a CDS encoding class I SAM-dependent methyltransferase — its product is MFRDILLPNAKLKQSGVYYESGLERKTEAITANATYFGNPQWAQEYLDFCHRDAHFRSRWLAAAGDWTDKVVIDLGCGPGNIFATVGGKPRLLVGVDVAPGSLELAAKLGYTAVLADAAYTPFRSHVADIVAINASLHHCDDMAAVLREGARLVKPHGLLVTDHDPQLTAWDYKGIAKLMWDARLWVYRAIRHGFHKTGSQQSWGLRTEVHHQPGDGVTKEFFKSTLEPLGFDVHVYPHNHQIGAEALSGVVGPAQWKYRLGNVLSGRRPSAPTSALSLMCVAKRRGDAPNMAAE
- a CDS encoding Arc family DNA-binding protein, giving the protein MSSQKDFVKTALRLPPDLHASLHGSAKESERTFNAEILHRLRSSFKARRVPHPVTSKGTL